A stretch of the Malus sylvestris chromosome 10, drMalSylv7.2, whole genome shotgun sequence genome encodes the following:
- the LOC126588014 gene encoding 1-aminocyclopropane-1-carboxylate oxidase homolog 1-like, whose protein sequence is MVDVLDHELEEELKQFDETKAGVKGLVDSGVTKLLRMFKHPPECLPSPNQNNGIHDLQVPVIDLKDAENNERRSEIISNLRKAAEEWGFFQIVNHPIPLDVMDDVLKGVRRFHEQPQEAKEEWYSRDFTKKVNFFSNGELKVDTPADWRDTLSCKVLEDERNFEEIPEVCRTEIREYMKYIVQVKEKLSGLFSEALGLSRDYLENLRCFKSRSLACHYYPVCPEPHLTLGGTKHSDLGFLTLLLQDSAGLQVLHQNIWIDVPPVEGALLINLADMLQFITNGKFKSVQHRVLMPLSTLEPRTSIACFVGTDDLQKPYGPLKELVSKNNPAKYEDVCFGEYMKRYKL, encoded by the exons ATGGTGGATGTGTTGGATCATGAGCTGGAGGAGGAACTGAAACAGTTCGACGAAACCAAAGCTGGTGTGAAAGGGCTTGTAGATTCTGGGGTGACCAAGCTCCTAAGAATGTTCAAACACCCTCCGGAGTGTCTACCATCCCCGAACCAAAACAATGGAATTCACGACCTGCAAGTTCCTGTCATTGATCTCAAAGATGCGGAGAACAATGAAAGGAGAAGCGAAATCATCAGTAACCTCCGCAAAGCAGCTGAAGAATGGGGTTTCTTTCAAATTGTGAATCATCCCATTCCACTTGACGTCATGGATGATGTGCTGAAAGGTGTTCGGCGGTTTCATGAGCAGCCCCAGGAAGCCAAGGAGGAGTGGTATTCGCGTGATTTCACGAAGAAGGTCAACTTCTTCAGCAATGGAGAATTGAAGGTAGACACTCCAGCTGACTGGAGAGACACCTTGTCGTGCAAAGTCCTCGAAGATGAACGAAACTTTGAAGAAATCCCTGAAGTCTGCAG AACGGAAATACGTGAGTATATGAAATACATCGTTCAAGTGAAGGAGAAGCTATCCGGATTATTTTCGGAAGCTTTAGGCCTAAGCAGGGATTACCTTGAAAATCTAAGGTGCTTCAAATCTaggtcattggcatgccactaCTACCCGGTATGCCCGGAGCCCCATTTAACCCTAGGAGGAACCAAACACTCCGATCTCGGCTTTCTAACCTTGCTCTTGCAAGATAGTGCTGGCCTACAAGTTCTTCATCAAAATATTTGGATTGATGTTCCCCCAGTGGAGGGAGCTTTGCTCATCAATCTTGCCGACATGTTGCAG TTTATTACTAATGGCAAGTTCAAGAGTGTACAGCACAGAGTACTGATGCCACTGTCGACCCTCGAGCCCCGTACGTCAATTGCATGTTTTGTTGGCACGGACGACCTCCAAAAACCGTACGGTCCGTTAAAGGAGCTCGTCTCCAAAAACAATCCGGCAAAATACGAAGATGTCTGTTTTGGAGAATACATGAAACGTTACAAACTTTAG